In Stigmatopora nigra isolate UIUO_SnigA chromosome 5, RoL_Snig_1.1, whole genome shotgun sequence, the genomic window AACAGCACATTAAGACTGTTTCAGGCTTTAATGTGACTAATTCCCCAGTAAcagtaaaaaacagaaaatgccaTTGTATTTTACCACACTGTCTGAAACCTCAAGATTTGGGCATCAACTCAAACCCTCATGTTTCATTCATCTATGAAACAATTTACATGACCCAAACCACTAATCTTGTCCATAACTTGATTATCATCCATTTATTAGTAATCAGGCGTAACGTACGGTACGTAGCACCGAAAATCGTGCGATTATAATTCCAACTACAAAAAGAACTGGTGCATAAAATAAAGAGCGTGCACTTACACAGTATTCCAAAAATCACTTAAATATTAAGCTAGCTATACAGTTACCAGGCAGGCTTGGCGTAAAAGGCAGCCTGACAGGAAGTGGTGAACATATTGTACAAGTCCCGCAGAAGCTGTGAGGTATTACCAAATTGGGCTCTTTTGAACCAGGGTGGTTTATAGTGTTCCATTAGGCCTCTTGGCAAGACTGTACTCCTGCGTCCGCAATACTTTCCAGCCCAATATGGCAAGGAGTGCCACGCCCATTACCTTGTAGCCCACGAGCAAGCCCAGATACCTGAAAAAAGGGAAAGCTCAAGTCAAGTGGGATCAAAATCACAACGGGAGATTTCTGTGGGCGTGGCTTCACCTGTTCCTCAAGACGTCGTTGTCGTAGTAGCCGCAGCTGAACTTCTTGCCGCAAACTTGCTTCCACCAGATGCACGATGTATCGATGGCCGTGCCGAACAGCGCCGGCGCCGGGAGCCATGCTTGACGGGATGCACAAAAAATGGCCATTTGTCGACTAATCCAATgatcaaaataatccaaaactaTTTTGCTAGTCAATTGATCCTGGACATGGATGGTCTAATTCTTTTATTGCGCCTGTCgattgttaatatttttatttatagtttttgaaaaggatttttaagacaatttttaaATGGGCTAAATTGTTTGAAAAGTAAAATCCTGTTGAACAAGCATTGAACCCatgcatgtttcttttattacaggtacaatattttttttttaggataacaGCATTATTTTAAAATCTTGACAGTAAAATCTATATCAGATTCGAATTCTGTACTTAAAAATGTACTGACTCAATTCAGTAAAAGTAGTGTTACCCATTTTGAGTCAGAgctttgattcacaattttgaaACTTACCCAAAAGCCTGAGTAGTAAAAACTGAACCCCGATGGCAAATGACTTCTCTTCTGACGGCACGCTTCTAAATAGGACAATAAAAGTCAAAGTTAGTCATTCAAATGATGATTGATTTGAATTTGGTGCCAGGGAACGCCCACCTTAGCAGCATCATGTACATGGGATTGTGGGTGAGGCATGCGATCAACGCCCCTGCCGACAGCACCAGGATGAACGGAAGCAGGAAGTGGGGGCACTGGTTGGGGCAGGGCGATGGCTGTGCTTCTTTCTGCTCCCCCGATACGCACTTGCAGTTGGTGTAcagctaataaaaaaaacaaaaaaaacattttttttattaactcaGCATCATGCACCACTTGTTTCTTGACAGTGGCTTGCTAGAATGAAAAATGTGTCTGGGCAAGAAAGCTGCAGTACAGaagaaaaatgaggaaatattctatttaagaaaaatgagTGTGGGCTTGTTTTTGAAACCAGGCATACTCTCTGTGAAAACCAGAGGGTCTTTAAGACATAAATGGgatgggtttttttgtattgttgttACAGACACTATCAGTTTTATGTATTTCTacagaaaatcaacatacaatCATAAATCCATTTACAAATACCTCTAGGTTTGAATGTTTCAGGTTACAACATTTTTATATGCAATTGAGTAACTCGAGGAacgaaaaagatccaacttatgaaatcccccaaaaagtaaatgcatttccttatccgtgaTTATATtctgaattccccttattaaaaaCCGTACAAATTTAACGTTGCACATTAAGTTAcacaattttctttcttttttgtgagTTACCTCACATCGGTcacacaaaattgggacactgtcAAATTTTGAAGAGTTtagttcaggggtgggcaaacttttgagcccaggggccacattgactttaaaaatttgacagatgggccgggtcagcacaagatacgatacatataaaaaactgcatcacttaacagtacatatgaaacataaacagacaactgtatattattattattattattattattttatgtgaATGGGTGACTTCTTACCTGGATGGCGTGCGAGATATTTGGGCTTCTAGTAAAGGAGGTGCATCCAGCATGACAAGGAGAAATATACTCCACGCCATCGGAACCGCACACTGGGTTGAAGGTGCCGGAGGGGCAGGAGCAGTTAGCGTTGCATGTGGATAGAGAACTGCATAAAGAAtattatagtttaaaaaaaaattaaaaaaactttaccTAGAAAGTCACTGTATTTAATGACTATAGGACACGCTATGATTAAGGAAGCCAAGAAGTCACACTAAagcagatataaaaaaaaaactcttcatAATTTCAGCCACCTGTTTTAAATGTAACAACTTTTTGCTTTCAGACAAATCATGCGATAAATATTTCTTGATGCCGCCTCACCTGTGCGGTCCACCGTAAGCCACTTTGTTAGTGGAGCATCCCATGAAAAAGAGCGGAATGCACATCAGCGTGGAGACGCTCAACATGATCACGGAGAAGCGTGGGATGTTCTTCCGCGACATTCCCGTCCTCTTCATGACCAGGCCGCCCGCGAGCATTCCCACCGCCACGGCTGGAAGATTCACCGCACCTGGAAGCgtttaaagcaagggtgtcagattcgggttggttcgcgggccgcattttCGTCAACTTTATTTTAtgcgggccggaccattttagatataatatttagatgttttaaaataaatggattaaaaggcctgaatcttcagtttttttatagatctaaaacaatggggATGGGGGGGGGCGACACCCACCGACTAACATGGCGCTGTACGCGGCGGAGGAGCTGTATTGGCGCTCCAGGTATTTGTTGAGGAAGGTGGAGAGGCCGGCGATCACCGAGGAGAAACAGCACTGGGCCAGGATCAGGACCAGGAAGAACGGACTCAGGAGAAGGTGGAAGAACATCTTGggaaacactgaaaaataaaataaaaatataaataaaattcgGTGACAGTAACTCAAAATggttctgacattttttttttaaaatcaaagtggactttttcaaatattctgtgtccttaaaatgttttacagcatgttgcCATTTTCATAGATACATGTAGCACAAAATGGCCCCCAGTGGACAAAAGTTGCAACTGCTTCTTCATAAGAAACCAGTGTtcataaatgtttaaatatatatttttagttgaaattattaaaaaaaaatactttgtttttttatgtgatacTATTTCTGTACTGTTATAtattgtatacatatttttaacatttttatttacatactTTTTAAGAAGTCGTATAATGAGACACGAGGCTTCTTGAAGTCCACACTGGgttgccttaaaatcatctGGAAACAAGTGAAAAATTATAATCAATATTGGCAGTGAATACATTCAATTATACGGCTTCCAGAAGGGAACCCACTATAtttccagcaaaaaaaatcgcatttaaaaaaaattcatttgcATTTTCAGTTCATTTGGCAGGGAGCAAGTGATTTTCTGTAAATGTGCAATGACGTAGTCCAGCCAGTAGACGGCAACAAATCGCAGAAAATGCACTCACCCGCCCTTCTGAAGGCATTGAGCGAGGGAAGAAGAAGTACGGCAGGGAGGTGAGTGCCAGGCAGGCTGATGTGATGAGAAGGCCCATCCACCAGGCACCTACCCAGCGGGGGTCTCCTGGCTTTAACGTCTGATCCATGATGCTGTCTGCAGGGGGAGGAGGTACAATTACTTTCAATGGCACTGGGATCCAAAACATTTAAACTTGTAACTCTCTTTTTTTCATCCATCTGATgtcaatttcaatgtttttcatttttagtcgtccaataaaaaaaatcatgttaccCGAAGCGATTTTGTCCACGTCCACGTTGATCCCAAGCATGAGCGAGCATAGCAGGAAGCCAAAGGCAGGCCCGAACACAGAAACAGCAAACAAGATGGCTGCAAAAGGAAATGGGGTCACATATTTGTAACTACATTTCAAAATTGCGTTTGATCTCTACGAGTCCACTTTTTAATGTTATGGTTTTGGCAAGAATAAGGGCGGTTTACacgggtgaaaaaaaaagatttttgaactacaaacagaaaaaaatgatttaaaaaatgacaattattgatttcaaaggatggaaatcatgaaatgtaatatatctatactcttcattttaatttgattctaaaacattcatactttctcggaccgcacaaaatgatgcgatgaaccagatttggcccccggaccgccactttgacaccagtgtcatAGTCTTTGAtttttgcaacaacaaaaaacatgcatgtaagGGTGTGTAAGGGTCAGCGTACTATCCAAAAACACGGACCGCACTAAGAACCTGCTTCCTATTTCTTGGAACAGATCAGGATAGGGCAAGATCAACAGAGAAGCACCGCGGGGCCGTTCACCTATGTAGAGCGGCGAGTTCCCCGGGGCGGCGAAGTCGTCGATGTAGGAGATGCCGAAGGGCTGCATGGGCACGGAACCTATCCCGA contains:
- the slco2a1 gene encoding solute carrier organic anion transporter family member 2A1, which codes for MKMHRACALHNPQTLPHTHGSFDFNPTKTRRGTQEGAEMFRSIKGFVLCHGLLQFSQLLYSSYFKSTLSTVERRYGLSSYSAGTLSSLHEVSNCALIVFLSYFGNRAHRPRVIGVGGLLMAVSAIVLALPHFLSSPYEYDSVTLKREHICDTQRNSSALEACGRDDSRRLADTHTLWVLMAAAQLLFGIGSVPMQPFGISYIDDFAAPGNSPLYIAILFAVSVFGPAFGFLLCSLMLGINVDVDKIASDSIMDQTLKPGDPRWVGAWWMGLLITSACLALTSLPYFFFPRSMPSEGRMILRQPSVDFKKPRVSLYDFLKMFPKMFFHLLLSPFFLVLILAQCCFSSVIAGLSTFLNKYLERQYSSSAAYSAMLVGAVNLPAVAVGMLAGGLVMKRTGMSRKNIPRFSVIMLSVSTLMCIPLFFMGCSTNKVAYGGPHSSLSTCNANCSCPSGTFNPVCGSDGVEYISPCHAGCTSFTRSPNISHAIQLYTNCKCVSGEQKEAQPSPCPNQCPHFLLPFILVLSAGALIACLTHNPMYMMLLRSVPSEEKSFAIGVQFLLLRLLAWLPAPALFGTAIDTSCIWWKQVCGKKFSCGYYDNDVLRNRYLGLLVGYKVMGVALLAILGWKVLRTQEYSLAKRPNGTL